In Granulicatella elegans, one genomic interval encodes:
- a CDS encoding ACT domain-containing protein: MENQKHFLVSADAVPPVFSKVLKAKELLATKQAKDVTEAVKLVGISRSVYYKYYRKVQGFSSVTYGRKASLNIHMKNEKGTLAKILDLFASYNMNVLTIFQGLAIHSVAIVQLMLDISESTTDLSVILKQVEAMDNIIGVELQNVE; encoded by the coding sequence ATGGAAAACCAAAAACATTTTTTAGTGTCAGCAGATGCTGTACCTCCTGTGTTTTCTAAAGTACTAAAAGCAAAAGAATTATTAGCAACTAAACAAGCAAAGGATGTTACAGAAGCAGTAAAATTAGTAGGAATTTCACGTAGTGTTTATTATAAGTATTATCGAAAAGTTCAAGGATTCTCGTCTGTGACTTATGGGCGAAAAGCTTCGTTAAATATTCATATGAAAAATGAAAAAGGAACATTGGCTAAAATATTAGATTTATTTGCGAGTTATAATATGAATGTATTAACGATATTCCAAGGATTAGCAATCCATAGTGTAGCGATTGTTCAATTAATGTTAGATATATCTGAATCAACGACTGATTTATCCGTGATTTTAAAGCAAGTTGAAGCGATGGATAATATTATCGGTGTTGAATTACAAAATGTAGAGTAG
- a CDS encoding ATP-dependent RecD-like DNA helicase codes for MSEEYIVGEVLATFFENPQNFYKVLLIRVQESSVQLNSDEIVVTGIIGTIHDHSPYRFNGKVVSHPKYGQQFSVLSYQQHQPTGKKGLIAYFSSGRFPGVGEKTAMKIVDCLGENAIEQIIQDDDCLKNVPGLSAKKCESIRSIIIENQGTERILFELTNMGFTPVFAQKIMMLYKEKTMDILKEDPYVLLQSIEGLGFRRIDAIAQQLEIAADSLYRIKGAVYVVVRDLSYQEGHTFLIDKEVVLATQKLLEQTRSFLIEPDQIVNALNELIREGMIISEENHLSLASLYYAEIGIVNAIQHRLELSKKSHYTEEQIEEAIHHVQKNFDIIYDASQKQALSKIMQESLFILTGGPGTGKTTIINGVVEMYRYLEDVELDSDAIQLAAPTGRAAKRMNELTGISASTIHRMLGISAEENSELEGEDSDDTRSLSCDFLIIDEMSMVDTWLMNRLLRATPAKTKILFVGDKNQLPSVGPGQVLTDLLLSNQIPSIELTHIHRQKDSSSIVPLAHSIKDGNLPMDFTQNQPDRTFIPCRSTQILDVIEQIVVKAIKKGYQKKDIQVLAPMYKGEAGIHEINKMMQNILNPKIGNSVREIESFDRVFRVGDKVLQLVNVAEENIYNGDIGEISAIIFAKENEDQVDKIYVSFDHVEVEYKRNDFIQLTHAYCCSIHKAQGSEFQMVILPMVGQYQRMLQRNLLYTAVTRSKKFLIMCGQYEAFQEAANRQSARRQTCLKDLLVGNSFESFTIEEESHEIRSVESLENTKDLITDLQSKQQTVIEKSTVAEETETYSVNSKKVVAPDKKPFILTMALIDSCEIDPMIGMEGLTPYDFI; via the coding sequence ATGAGTGAAGAATACATTGTAGGAGAAGTTTTAGCGACATTTTTTGAAAATCCGCAAAATTTTTACAAAGTATTATTAATTCGAGTGCAGGAAAGTAGTGTACAACTAAACTCAGATGAGATTGTTGTAACAGGAATTATTGGCACCATTCATGATCATTCCCCTTATCGTTTTAATGGAAAAGTTGTTTCGCATCCAAAATACGGGCAACAATTTTCTGTTTTAAGTTATCAACAACATCAACCGACTGGGAAAAAAGGACTCATTGCTTATTTTTCAAGCGGACGTTTTCCAGGAGTTGGTGAAAAAACAGCCATGAAAATCGTAGACTGTTTAGGAGAAAATGCGATTGAGCAAATTATTCAAGACGATGATTGCTTAAAAAATGTTCCAGGATTATCCGCAAAAAAATGTGAGAGTATTCGTAGCATTATTATCGAAAATCAAGGTACAGAACGTATTTTATTTGAATTGACGAATATGGGATTTACTCCAGTATTTGCCCAAAAAATTATGATGCTCTATAAAGAGAAAACAATGGATATTCTTAAAGAAGATCCATATGTGTTATTACAGTCCATTGAAGGACTTGGTTTTAGAAGAATTGATGCCATTGCGCAACAATTAGAGATTGCAGCAGATAGTTTATATCGTATTAAAGGTGCTGTTTATGTTGTGGTGAGAGATTTATCTTATCAAGAAGGCCATACCTTTTTAATTGATAAAGAAGTTGTTCTTGCAACTCAAAAATTATTAGAGCAAACTCGTTCGTTTCTAATTGAACCAGATCAAATCGTGAATGCGTTAAATGAATTAATTCGAGAAGGAATGATTATTTCTGAAGAAAATCACTTATCATTAGCTTCGTTATATTATGCGGAGATTGGAATTGTCAATGCGATTCAACATCGTTTAGAATTGTCAAAAAAATCTCACTATACTGAGGAACAGATAGAAGAAGCAATTCACCATGTTCAAAAGAACTTTGACATCATCTATGATGCGTCTCAAAAACAAGCGCTCAGTAAAATTATGCAAGAATCTTTGTTTATTTTAACAGGAGGACCTGGAACGGGGAAAACAACGATTATTAATGGTGTTGTAGAAATGTATCGTTATTTAGAAGACGTTGAATTAGATTCTGATGCCATTCAATTAGCGGCTCCAACTGGAAGGGCAGCGAAGCGTATGAATGAGTTAACGGGAATTTCTGCTTCTACCATTCATCGAATGTTAGGAATTTCTGCAGAAGAAAATTCTGAATTAGAAGGTGAAGATTCCGATGATACTCGTTCGTTAAGTTGTGACTTTTTAATTATTGATGAGATGTCGATGGTCGATACTTGGCTAATGAATCGATTGCTTCGTGCGACTCCTGCTAAAACGAAGATTTTATTTGTAGGAGATAAAAATCAATTGCCTTCTGTAGGACCAGGGCAAGTATTAACAGATTTACTATTATCGAATCAGATTCCATCCATTGAATTAACGCATATTCATAGACAAAAAGATTCCTCAAGTATTGTTCCATTAGCACACTCCATTAAAGATGGGAATTTGCCAATGGACTTTACTCAAAACCAACCAGACCGTACCTTTATTCCATGTCGTTCAACTCAGATTTTAGATGTGATTGAACAAATTGTGGTGAAAGCTATTAAAAAAGGTTATCAGAAGAAAGATATTCAAGTATTAGCTCCAATGTACAAAGGGGAAGCTGGTATTCATGAAATTAATAAAATGATGCAAAATATTTTAAATCCAAAAATTGGAAATTCAGTTCGAGAAATTGAATCATTCGACCGAGTATTCCGTGTAGGGGATAAAGTATTACAATTAGTCAATGTTGCTGAAGAAAATATTTATAATGGAGATATTGGTGAAATTAGTGCGATTATATTTGCTAAAGAAAATGAAGATCAAGTCGATAAAATCTATGTATCCTTTGATCATGTAGAAGTAGAATATAAACGCAATGACTTTATTCAATTGACGCATGCTTATTGTTGTTCGATTCATAAAGCACAAGGTAGTGAATTCCAAATGGTGATTTTACCAATGGTAGGTCAATATCAACGAATGCTTCAGCGGAATTTACTGTATACGGCAGTAACAAGAAGTAAGAAATTCTTAATTATGTGTGGGCAATATGAAGCATTCCAAGAAGCTGCAAATCGTCAAAGTGCAAGACGTCAAACGTGCTTAAAAGATTTATTGGTAGGAAATAGTTTTGAAAGTTTTACGATTGAGGAAGAGAGTCATGAAATTCGTTCAGTAGAATCGTTAGAAAATACGAAAGATTTGATTACGGACCTACAAAGTAAACAACAAACGGTTATTGAAAAGAGTACCGTTGCAGAAGAAACAGAAACTTACTCTGTAAATTCCAAAAAAGTTGTTGCACCCGATAAGAAACCTTTTATTTTAACAATGGCATTAATCGATTCTTGTGAAATTGATCCAATGATTGGAATGGAAGGGTTAACGCCTTATGATTTTATATAA